One window of the Deinococcus aerius genome contains the following:
- the pdhA gene encoding pyruvate dehydrogenase (acetyl-transferring) E1 component subunit alpha, whose product MSQPQTTPPDPLTAGAAAYEDAQGDLVQTLAPDGSVTRPGALPDVPTRLHLYRQMRRVRHFDERAWVLYRTGRMGVFPPYGGMEASQVGTAAALTHDDWLFPTYRDTGAALTYGLPIPQTLAYWRTSPHGWAMPQDLKILPFYIPIATQYPHAVGAALAERRRGTANVAMAYIGDGGSSEGDFHEALNFAGALDAPCVFILQNNGWAISVPTRTQTRATNLSRRADGYGIPGVRVDGNDVLATYHVTSEAVRRARNGEGPTLIETVTYRIKPHTLADDPSRYRTDADNEGWDAKDPVTRLRAHLLAEGHLTEEADAALTREIEAEFEAALAVADAFPEPTPAEIVDHVFAEPTPGLRRQRAQLLAEEGA is encoded by the coding sequence ATGTCCCAGCCCCAGACCACCCCACCTGACCCCCTGACCGCCGGGGCCGCCGCCTACGAGGACGCGCAGGGCGACCTGGTCCAGACCCTCGCGCCCGACGGCAGCGTGACCCGGCCCGGGGCCCTTCCCGACGTGCCCACCCGGCTGCACCTGTACCGCCAGATGCGCCGCGTCCGCCACTTCGACGAGCGGGCGTGGGTGCTGTACCGCACCGGCCGCATGGGTGTGTTTCCCCCCTACGGCGGGATGGAGGCCAGCCAGGTCGGCACCGCCGCCGCGCTGACCCACGACGACTGGCTGTTTCCCACCTACCGCGACACGGGCGCCGCGCTGACCTACGGCCTGCCCATCCCGCAGACCCTGGCGTACTGGCGCACCAGCCCGCACGGCTGGGCGATGCCGCAGGACCTCAAGATCCTGCCCTTCTACATCCCCATCGCCACCCAGTACCCGCACGCGGTCGGGGCGGCCCTGGCCGAGCGGCGACGGGGGACAGCGAACGTGGCGATGGCCTACATCGGCGACGGGGGCAGCAGTGAGGGCGACTTCCACGAGGCGCTGAACTTCGCGGGCGCGCTGGACGCCCCCTGCGTGTTCATCCTCCAGAACAACGGCTGGGCGATCAGTGTGCCCACCCGCACCCAGACGCGGGCGACGAACCTCTCCCGGCGGGCGGACGGCTACGGCATCCCCGGCGTGCGGGTGGACGGCAACGACGTGCTGGCGACCTACCACGTCACGAGCGAGGCCGTGCGCCGGGCCCGGAACGGCGAGGGGCCGACGCTCATCGAGACCGTGACCTACCGCATCAAGCCCCACACCCTGGCCGACGATCCCAGCCGCTACCGGACCGACGCTGACAACGAGGGCTGGGACGCCAAGGACCCGGTGACCCGCCTGCGTGCCCACCTGCTCGCCGAGGGGCACCTGACGGAAGAGGCGGACGCGGCGCTCACCCGTGAGATTGAGGCGGAGTTCGAGGCGGCCCTCGCGGTGGCCGACGCCTTCCCCGAGCCCACTCCCGCCGAGATCGTGGACCACGTGTTTGCCGAACCCACCCCGGGGCTCAGGCGCCAGCGCGCGCAGCTTCTGGCGGAGGAGGGGGCGTGA
- a CDS encoding NADPH-dependent FMN reductase — protein MKLTVLSTSLDPVSRSRWMAGLAAAQLRAAGHEVTLLDLRDTPLPPFDNDTCYTHPSAELYHAAIREADGVFLAGPVYNWGLGAGAKNLVELTGSTDPERGLHGAWFDKPVTFLVSGGLAHGYLSHGAFAFGLMTDFRCVVSPHFVYATSAEWAADGVPGEWLAERLTRTVERGVDLAERLRNRPYRSIWEV, from the coding sequence GTGAAGCTCACGGTCCTCTCGACCAGCCTCGATCCCGTCAGCCGCAGCCGCTGGATGGCGGGGCTGGCGGCGGCGCAACTCCGGGCAGCCGGGCATGAGGTGACGCTGCTCGACCTGCGGGACACGCCGCTGCCCCCCTTTGACAATGACACCTGCTACACGCATCCGAGCGCCGAGCTGTACCACGCGGCCATTCGGGAGGCGGACGGCGTCTTTCTCGCGGGGCCCGTCTACAACTGGGGCCTGGGGGCGGGGGCGAAGAATCTGGTCGAGCTGACGGGCAGCACCGACCCCGAGCGCGGCCTGCACGGCGCGTGGTTCGACAAGCCGGTCACCTTCCTCGTCTCGGGCGGGCTGGCGCACGGCTACCTGAGTCACGGGGCCTTCGCCTTCGGGCTGATGACGGATTTTCGCTGCGTGGTGAGCCCCCACTTCGTGTACGCGACCTCGGCGGAGTGGGCGGCGGATGGGGTGCCGGGCGAGTGGCTGGCCGAGCGGCTGACGCGGACAGTGGAGCGCGGGGTGGACCTTGCCGAGCGGCTGCGGAACCGGCCCTACCGCTCGATCTGGGAAGTATGA
- a CDS encoding RluA family pseudouridine synthase encodes MTARAPLPPPTEKPRVLVEHPDFYVVGKPALWLTHPVRARVDVPDVLTFMRAETGERDLAPPHRLDRETSGTQLLSRDPDAARRFFTLFKEHLVGKTYLALVHGSPGWEQLTLDAPLGDLGLGGANRVVIRQAVVPNGRPAVTDFRVVERRAGFTLIEAYPRSGRLHQIRAHLAHLGLPMVGDKIYGRDPQAFLDFMETGQTPELTARLLLPRQALHAARIAFPWAGTQFAAEAPLAPDLQAFWDRLETDQGSSSSP; translated from the coding sequence ATGACGGCCCGCGCGCCCCTCCCGCCCCCCACCGAGAAGCCGCGCGTGCTGGTCGAGCATCCCGACTTCTACGTGGTGGGCAAGCCCGCGCTGTGGCTGACCCATCCGGTGCGGGCACGGGTGGACGTGCCCGACGTGCTGACCTTCATGCGGGCCGAGACGGGCGAGCGGGACCTCGCGCCGCCCCACCGCCTCGACCGCGAGACGAGCGGGACGCAACTGCTCAGCCGCGACCCCGACGCCGCCCGGCGGTTTTTCACCCTGTTCAAGGAACATCTGGTCGGCAAGACGTACCTCGCCCTCGTCCACGGCTCGCCGGGGTGGGAGCAGCTGACGCTCGACGCCCCGCTGGGGGACCTGGGGCTGGGCGGGGCGAACAGGGTCGTGATCCGGCAGGCGGTCGTGCCGAACGGGCGGCCCGCCGTGACGGATTTCCGGGTGGTGGAGCGCCGGGCAGGCTTTACCCTGATCGAGGCCTACCCGCGCTCGGGGCGGCTGCACCAGATTCGCGCCCACCTCGCCCACCTGGGCCTGCCGATGGTGGGCGACAAGATCTACGGGCGCGACCCCCAGGCCTTTCTGGACTTCATGGAGACGGGGCAGACGCCGGAGCTGACCGCACGCCTGCTCCTCCCCCGGCAGGCGCTCCACGCCGCCCGCATCGCCTTTCCCTGGGCCGGAACCCAGTTCGCCGCGGAGGCGCCGCTGGCACCCGACTTGCAGGCGTTCTGGGACAGGCTGGAGACAGATCAGGGCAGTTCAAGTTCGCCCTGA